The nucleotide window GAACGCACGCGCGGCCTGGAAACCGGCCCCGATGCGCACCCCCGCCGCGCGGGAATCATCCAAGCCAACACGATCCCCGGGAGGGCACGGATGCCGAATTTCGTCGTAGCGCGACACGCGGACGGCAGGGTGGTGAAGGGCACGAGCATGGACGTGGATCCGTCGCGTCCCGTGTGCCACGTGCGCACGCCCGAAGGCGTCACCGTGGACGTGAGGCTGGCGGACCTCAAGGCCCTCTTCTTCGTCAAGGACCTCTCGGGCAACGCCAAGTATACCGACGCGACCCGCCCCGATCCCGCCGACGCGCGGCTGCGGGGCGCCAGGACCATCCGGGTGACCTTCGAGGACGGAGAGACCATCGTTGGCATCACCCATCACTTCCCGCCCACGCGGGCGTACTACTTCGTTCTGCCGCTGGACGCCGCGAGCAACAACATCCGGGTGCTCATCAACGCGTCCCGCGTGAAGGGCGTGCAACCCGGTCCCTAGCACCGACCGACTTCCGGCCGCGGGAGAATCCCACCATGCCTCGGATCTTCGACAGCGTCCTCGAAACCATCGGCCGCACGCCGCTGGTGCGCACCCGCGTGCTCCAGAAGGAGGTGAAGGCGGAGCTCCTGTTCAAGCTGGAGTCGTTCAACCCGATGTCGTCGGTGAAGGACCGCATCGGGTACTCGATGATCGAGGACGCACTGGCGCGCGGGCTCATCAAGCCGGGCGTGACCACCGTGGTGGAGCCGACCTCCGGGAACACCGGGATCGGGCTGGCCTTCATCTGTGCGGCGAAGGGCATCCCGCTGGTGCTCACCATGCCCGAGACGATGAGCCTCGAGCGGCGCAAGATCCTGGCCGCGTTCGGTGCGAAGGTGGTGCTGACGGAGGGCGCGAAGGGGATGAAGGGGGCCATCGCGCGGGCCGAGGAGCTGCACCGGGAGATCCCGAACTCGATCATCATCGGGCAGTTCGAGAACCCCGCGAACCCGGAAATCCACCGCGTGACCACCGCGGTGGAGATCTGGGAGGACACCAGCGGCAAGGTGGACGCGCTGGTGGCCGGCGTGGGCACCGGAGGCACCATCACCGGCGTGGGGGAGATGCTGAAGGCGAGGAGCCCGGCGTGCCGGGTGATCGCGGTGGAGCCCAAGGATTCGCCGGTGCTCTCCGGCGGGGCGCCCGGACCGCACAAGATCCAGGGCATCGGTGCGGGCTTCGTCCCCAAGGTGCGCAATACCGCGGTGATTGACGAGGTGATCCAGGTGACCAACGAGGACTCCTTCGAGTTCGCCCGCAGGCTGTGCCGCGAGGAGGGCCTGATGGTGGGCATCTCCTCGGGCGCCGTGGCGTGGGCCGCGGTCCAGGTGGCGAAGCGGCCCGAGATGGCCGGCAGGCGCATCGTGGCGGTGCTCGCCAGCCACGGGGAGCGCTACCTCTCGACGCCGCTGTTCGATTTCCCGGAGGACGCCGCGCCGGTCGGGCCGTAGGCGGGGAATCCGGACCACCGGGGCGTGGACCGCGCCCGCCGCGCCGGCGCCATTCTCCGCAGGACGCGCGGGCCGCGCATCGAGGCCGCATGCTGCGAATCGTCGAGGACATCCGCACCATCCGCTCCAAGGATCCCGCCGCACGCGGGGCCCTGGAAATCCTG belongs to Candidatus Eisenbacteria bacterium and includes:
- the cysK gene encoding cysteine synthase A; translation: MPRIFDSVLETIGRTPLVRTRVLQKEVKAELLFKLESFNPMSSVKDRIGYSMIEDALARGLIKPGVTTVVEPTSGNTGIGLAFICAAKGIPLVLTMPETMSLERRKILAAFGAKVVLTEGAKGMKGAIARAEELHREIPNSIIIGQFENPANPEIHRVTTAVEIWEDTSGKVDALVAGVGTGGTITGVGEMLKARSPACRVIAVEPKDSPVLSGGAPGPHKIQGIGAGFVPKVRNTAVIDEVIQVTNEDSFEFARRLCREEGLMVGISSGAVAWAAVQVAKRPEMAGRRIVAVLASHGERYLSTPLFDFPEDAAPVGP